In Cololabis saira isolate AMF1-May2022 chromosome 14, fColSai1.1, whole genome shotgun sequence, a single genomic region encodes these proteins:
- the htatsf1 gene encoding HIV Tat-specific factor 1 produces the protein MIPDVSGREITFIRNKKKNQPENSQNKSRVGSDCRLIFVSKPVCRCFRPHDLKMSSEAEKNKEFLEQLRMQELYGQRKDSGSDPFTYTDPEDGTVYDWDHDKKAWFPKVTEDFIAAYQANYGFTQEGVPDSNSSALSTSLPPAPGTNSKTPEKAKSVDSTPNPIPDQQEMSTKETKQKGEKRKADQGWFSIDEDKNTNVYVSGLPPDITPEEFVEVMSKCGIVMRDPITEEYKVKLYKDKEGNLKGDGLCCYLKKESVPLAMRLIDESEVRGYKLHVEAARFELKGQYDASKKKKKNKEYKKKMQQQQKQLDWRPEKKGDVRKRHEKVVIIRNMFHPSDFEEDPLELNEYREDLRSECEKFGEVKKVILFDRHPDGVASVAFKEPEQADACILSFNGRWFGGRQLSALLWDGTTDYQVEETTREREERLKGWSTFLEGGDKKQQKNDTTSSSPAESSTETAPSTQSGTTESKQQAQTEPQSSEQQDKQDKQDKQDKQDKQDKQDKQDKQDKQDKQDKQDKQDKQDADSTDSSLAGSDEEEA, from the exons ATGATACCAGACGTTAGCGGGAGAGAAATAACATTTATtcgaaataaaaagaaaaaccaaccTGAAAACTCTCAAAACAAAAGCCGAGTTGGATCTGACTGCAGGCTTATTTTTGTCTCCAAACCAGTTTGCAGGTGCTTCCGACCACACGATTTAAAG ATGAGCAGTGAAGCGGAGAAGAACAAGGAGTTCCTGGAGCAGCTGCGGATGCAGGAACTGTATGGCCAGAGAAAGGactctggttctgacccgttcaCCTACACCGACCCCGAGGACGGGACCGTGTACGACTGGGATCACGACAAGAAGGCTTGGTTTCCCAAA GTAACGGAGGACTTCATTGCAGCCTATCAGGCCAACTATGGCTTCACTCAGGAAGGGGTGCCAGATTCAAACAGCTCAGCGCTGAGCACCTCCCTCCCACCAGCTCCTGGTACAAACAGCAAGACGCCAGAAAAGGCAAAATCGGTAGATTCTACTCCAAATCCAATCCCAGACCAGCAGGAGATGTCTACTAAAGAAACCAAGCAGAAAGGGGAGAAGAGGAAAGCAGATCAGG GATGGTTTAGTATCGACgaagacaaaaacacaaacgtCTATGTGTCAG GTCTTCCTCCTGACATCACCCCAGAAGAGTTTGTGGAGGTTATGTCCAAGTGTGGCATTGTGATGCGGGACCCCATCACAGAGGAGTACAAAGTCAAACTCTACAAGGACAAAGAAGGAAATCTGAAGGGAGACGGCCTCTGCTGCTATCTCAAG AAAGAATCGGTGCCATTGGCCATGCGTCTGATTGATGAGTCAGAGGTCCGAGGTTATAAACTTCATGTGGAAGCGGCACGATTTGAGCTAAAGGGCCAATATGACGccagcaagaagaagaagaaaaacaaagagtaCAAGAAgaaaatgcagcagcagcagaa ACAGTTGGACTGGAGGCCCGAGAAGAAAGGAGATGTGAGGAAAAGGCATGAAAAAGTTGTCATCATCAGGAACATGTTCCATCCCAGTGACTTTGAG gAAGACCCTCTGGAGCTGAATGAGTATCGTGAGGATCTCCGGTCTGAGTGTGAGAAGTTTGGTGAAGTCAAGAAAGTCATCCTGTTTGAT AGACACCCGGATGGTGTTGCTTCAGTTGCGTTCAAGGAGCCTGAGCAAGCCGACGCCTGTATTCTTTCATTCAATGGCCGCTGGTTTGGGGGCAGACAGCTGTCAGCGCTGCTCTGGGACGGAACGACAGACTATCAG GTTGAAGAAACGACTCGTGAGCGGGAGGAGCGGCTAAAGGGTTGGTCCACTTTCTTGGAAGGAGGcgataaaaagcagcagaaaaatGACACCACTAGCAGCAgtccagcagagagcagcacagaaacagcacCCAGCACCCAGTCTGGCACCACAGAGTCCAAACAGCAGGCACAAACAGAACCACAGTCCTCAGAGCAGCAGGACAAGCAGGACAAGCAGGACAAGCAGGACAAGCAGGACAAGCAGGACAAGCAGGACAAGCAGGACAAGCAGGACAAGCAGGACAAGCAGGACAAGCAGGACAAGCAGGACAAGCAGGACGCAGACTCAACTGACAGCAGCCTGGCGGGAAGTGATGAAGAGGAAGCCTGA